The genomic stretch GttgctcttttgtttttatggacTGGATACATTTTATTCCCACTGTGAGAAGATTTCAATCCAAACAGATTCACAGCAGCAACaagatgagatatatatatatatatatatagagagagagagagagagagagagagagagagagagagagagagagagataaaggatgcaaatcaaaatatatatgtaaagacAGATGAAGGGATGTACAGGCAGTGATGGAGGGATGTGAAGAGTGAAGGTGTCAGAAAGaagaataaagtcaaataaCAGCCAATCATTAATCACTATTTCTAAAAGACTGGAacacaaatctctctctctctctcctctctctctctctctctctctctctctctctctctctctctctctctctctctctctctctctctctctctctctctctctctctctctctctatctctctctctctctctttctttctctttctttaccttGTTCTTCCCGACATCCAACCCCTCTTCACTACCACTCTTAccccggtgtgtgtgtgtgtgtgtgtgtgtgtgtgtgtgtttaattctcAGATCTAAATATACATGCTGTCTCAGgctccaattattaatatattatgggGTAAAACTCCCAAGTGCTTCTCAGTGAAAGAGAGGGAcgaaaagaaatagaaaggtagagaaagagagagagagagagactccaatgatGACTAAAAAATGCAGATATGAAGAGATAAATGAAGAGTAGGTGGATTAATGGATAGAGGGATGAGTGAATGGATGAGTTGGTTAATGaataatggatgaatgaattggTGAATCAGTGATACATCAGTGAATAGATTTTGGGCAAAATGGacggatggatgaatgaatgtcTGTATAATTAAAATTTATGAATTAATGACTTGTGAACAGATTGGCTGGATGGaaagactctctctctctccccactctctctctgtctctcccagCTGCGCTCCAGTGTGGATCAAGGTGATGGCCGTGTCTTGTATGTCCTGAGCGGAGAGGGGGCGGGGTCAGTGTTTGTGATTGATGGACGAACCGGGAATATCCATGTGACAAAGCCTCTGGACCGCGAGCAGAAGGATCAGTACAAACTTGTCGCCACGGCGACGGACCAGCGGACAGGCCGTGTGCTTGAGGCCTCGTCCCAATTCATCATCAGAGTGCAGGACATCAATGACAACCCACCtgtgttcaaacacacacactacattgcCAGTGTATCTGAGAGAGCCAgcgcaggtacacacacatgcaaaaacatgcgcacacacacacacaaaaacagactcacacacatatacacacatccaaacacacacacacacacacacacacacacacacacacacacacacacacacacacgctctttcAGGATCAGAGCTAAATTACAGTTGTTCTGGCTCACCAAGTTTAATCTTCTGCTCCCTGTACACCTTCTCCCGCCACTCTCTCTGtcatttttactttctttctattcttttctctctcttgttcaGGGACATCTGTGATCCAGGTTACAGCGTCAGACGCAGATGATCAGTCGTATGGGAACAGTGCAAAGCTTGTTTACTCTGTCACCCAGGGCCAGCAGTACTTCTCTGTGGACCCACAGTCAGGTAACACTCATTTATAATCATCACTctgtctacacacacaacacacacacacacacacacacacacacacacacacacacacacacacacacacacagtttctcacagatacacacagattctcacagacacacacacacacagattctctctctctcacacacacacacacacacacacacacacacacacacacacacacacacacacacacacacacacacacacacacacacacacacacacacagtgtaacactAACAATAAAACTGCAgtttaacattgtacatttaaaGCTTCAGTGTAACACTGTAACATAACCACAGTGTAACAGTGGTATTAAAAAGGCAGTGTAACACTGTAGAATTAAAGCTGCAGTGTAAAACTGTGACATTTTACAGTTTAGCGCTGTAACATTCCGCAGTTTAATTCTGTATCATTCCGCAGTTTCATGCTGTAACATTCTGCAGTTTTTTTCTGTGGCATTCTGCAGTTTAATGCTGTAAAATTCCGCAGTTTAATTCTGTAACATTCCGCAGTTTAATGCTGTAAAATTCCGCAGTTTAATTCTGTAGCATTCCGCAGTTTAATGCTGTAAAATTCCGCAGTTTAATTCTGTAACATTCCGCAGTTTAATGCTGTAACATTCCGCAGTTTAATTCTGTAACATTCCGCAGTTTAATGCTGTAGCATTCCGCAGTTTAATGCTGTAACATTCCGCAGTTTAATGCTGTAACATTCCACAGTTTAATTCTGTAGCATTCTGCAGTTTAATGCTGTAACATTCCGCAGTTTAATGCTGTAACATTCCGCAGTTTAATGCTGTAGCATTCCGCAGTTTAATGCTGTAACATTCCGCAGTTAAATTCTGTAGCATTCTGCAGTTTAATGCTGTAACATTCCACAGTTTAATTCTGTAGCATTCTGCAGTTTAATGCTGTAACATTCCACAGTTTAATTCTGTAGCATTCTGCAGTTTAATGCTGTAACATTCCACAGTTTAATTCTGTAACATTCTGCAGTTTAATGCTGTAGCATTCCGCAGTTTAATGCTGTAACATTCCGCAGTTTAATGCTGTAACATTCTGCAGTTTAATGCTGTAACATTCCACAGTTTAATTCTGTAGCATTCTGCAGTTTAATGCTGTAACATTCCGCAGTTTAATTCTGTAGCATTCTGCAGTTTAATGCTGTAACATTCCACAGTTTAATTCTGTAGCATTCTGCAGTTTAATGCTGTAACATTCCACAGTTTAATTCTGTAGCATTCTGCAGTTTAATGCTGTAACATTCCACAGTTTAATGCTGTAACATTCCGCAGTTTAATGCTGTATCATTCTGCAGTTTAATGCTGTAACATTCCGCAGTTTAATGCTGTATCATTCTGCAGTTTAATGCTGTAACATTCCGCAGTTTAATTCTGTAACATTCCGCAGTTTAATTCTGTAACATTTCGCAGTTCAACGCTGTAACATTTCGCAATTTAACGCTGTAACACAACCTTCCCTCACCCTCAGACCTACATGTGCTTGCTGCATCTCCTTCCACATCCATTCAcattaatatagtgtataaaagaAGGCAGTTTGGAATTGCTGCTTCACGGCTCATCTGTTCGTGCTCCGACACGATGCCACTGCATAACAACAGCACTCGGTTCTGCCAAGGCAGTAATGTGATGAATAGGCTTGTTGGAAAGGCAGCATCATTTAACTGCAGCAAGCTAAAAGACACTGAACACTATCTCACTGCTGATCACGAGAGACATCATGAGCATACACCTGAATTTAGCATAAACCTGTAATGAGATGAAGCAGGGTGTCAATGCGTGGAATTTATTTAAGTCCAGTAATCATTATCAATGAATGTTAACATACAGGAAGTCCTCAGAAACTGAACGAAGTGTGTAGATACAATCTTTAAAAGTGAAAGAAGTCAgaaatacaacaacaacaacaacaacagaaaaataCATAACTAAAATAATTAACCCTAAACAGGGGCACACTATGGTGTAACACTATGGTGTAACACTATGGTGTAACACTATGGTGTAACACTATGGGGTAACACTATGGTGTAACATTATGGTGTAACACTATGGTGTAACACTATGGGGTAACACTATGGGGTAACACTATGGTGTAACACTATGGGGTAACACTATGGGGTAACACTATGGTGTAACATTAtggtgtcaagtcaagtcaagtcaagtttatttgtatagcgcttttcacaacagacattgtctcaaagcagctttacacaaatcaacagtgatggtgaatggtgtgcatttgtccctgatgagcaagccgtggcgactgtggcaaggaaaaactcccttagatgttatgaggaagaaaccttgagaggaaccagactcaaagggaacccatcctcatctgggtgacatcaagagtttgatcataaatctttcaacaatacagaacactggagagtgagaactaacatgattactggagtataagattataagtaatgttctttctgcagtcttaaacagtctatatggttagtagctccgagttttataagctcagcatttgtgatcaccacagatccagcatcagcttctccatgccagagcctttaaacactccaggaggtccaatgtcaaaactccacacatgtagcgggatccaaatggcactggtacgtctctagatggttcaggatgtttgtgagttcggcatctacttctttaaaggtccgtaatcatcacgaggtgggaggtgactggagctggagcaacctcaggatgcctcgggatggggagagaaagagaagcagtggagaggaattagcgtagctgctgttcatgatattaacagcacaagttgataatgtgcatgtgatcagatgttctggagcacaaggttatgatgtgatgtgtgttatgtgtaggctttgctaaaagatcgttttaatctacacttaaattgggtgagtgtgtctgagccccgaacaccgtcaggaagactattccagagtttaggagctaaatgtgaaaatgtaacaCTATGGTGTAACATTATGGGGTAAAACTATGGGGTAACACTATGGTGTAACACTATGGGGTAACACTATGGTGTAACACTATGGGGTAACACTATGGGGTAACATTATGGTGTAACATTATGGTGTAACACCATGGGGTAACACTATGGGGTAACACTATGGTGTAACACTATGGGGTAACACTATGGTGTAACACTATGGGGTAACACTATGGGGTAACATTATGGTGTAACACTATGGGGTAACACTATGGTGTAACACTATGGGGTAACTACTCAGTAAAAAGACACAGGTGGAGACTGGACTACTGGACTGGAACTAACACAAAGGCCAAAATAAAAGCTCTCACTACACTTTTATTACTGAAATAACTGGCGGGCGGGGTGGCAGGAAATACTTTCAGTGatgtagtgtactgtatataaaagaaaCAGCAGCATAGCAGGGACTGTGTTTCAGAGGTAATTAGCTGCATGACATAACAGCCTGATTGACCTactaacattatatatatgtgtgtgtgtgtgtgtgtgtgtgtgtgtgtgtgtgtgtgcaggtgttgTGCGGACTGCAGTGTCTAATATGGATAGAGAGCAGCAGTCTCAGTATATTGTGGTCTTGGAGGCGAGAGATATGGCAGGACATCAGGGAGGTCTCACAGGAACCACCAGCATCACCGTCCACCTCACTGACATCAACGACAATCCTCCACACTTCACCCAAcgtgagtcacacacacacaaacctgactctctcacacacacacacacacacacacacacacacacacacacacacacacacactcaggaatCTCTCCGGATCTACAGCTTCAGCACGGTTCTGTTTCTTACACAAGGAAGTTCCTGATCAaactacacacatcacactgttacctcaaaaaagaaaaacctatttgtgtgtgtatgtgtgtgtgtgtgtgtgtgtgtgtgtgtgtgtgtgtgtgtgtgtggctacaTCTCTGGAGTGCGTGCACTAGGAGTTAATtaggaagagaaggaaagtgAACGAGGAGCTGAAGATACTGCAGGCTGTTAAATGGACTGGTATAAATGACATGCACAGCTTGGGAAAGCCTCGCgggccatacacacacacacaaacacacacatatatatacacacactcaacatcATCACTGTGAGTTtataaatacaacacacacttcCTGGGAGGAGAAGATAGAGATTCAGACTGCAGAGTCATAACGCTGTgaagaagaaacacacacacattcccacacacacacactctctctcttacacacacacacacacacacacacacacacacacacacacacacacacacacacaaactctctctctctttctctctctctctctctctctctctctctctttctttctctctctctgtctctccccctCAGGTGTGTGGATGTTCTCCGTATCAGAGTTAACTCTCCCGGGCTGAAGTGGGTCGTGTGAGTGCTACAGATGCTGATGTTGGTAAAAATGCTCTCCTGGACTTTACCATCTCAGATGGAGATGGGGGTGAAATGTTCAACATCACTGGACTGAACCAAGAGGGTGTGATTTTCCTCAGACAGGTAACTCCGGGGGTCACCGAGTCGCCTACACTAATTTATCTTACTGAGATAGAACACAGAGAGCTTACGGGcagaacctgtgtgtgtgtgtgtgtgtgtgtgtgtgtgtgtgtgtgtgtttgagagagagagaaagtgtgtgagataAATGCTTTACTTGCAGGAGTGTGTGATAAGAAGGTAGTGCAAAACGACTGATAATagggagaagaaaagaaatatgtatagagcgagaaagagaaagagcgagagagagagagagagagagagagagagtcaaaaGCGACTGTCAGAAAGATGAAAGGAAATGAGAGACTAAAAGCTTGAGAGAACAAGTGCAGGAGCATGAGGGAACAacagaataaaacaatttagagagagagatagaaaagaggagagagagagagagagagagagagagagacagactgacagagagagaaaggaggccctgatgagtctctctctctctctctctctctctctctctctctctctctctctctctctctctctctctctctctctctttaaatgAAATGGGGTTTTGTTATATCTCACGTGTATTaacgtgtgtgtctgtgtttatgcACTGCAGTAACATGCTAACAGATCTGTAGATGTTATTAGCGTGTGTGTAGCGCTGTGCTAAAGGCAGAGAGCCTGAATACTAACTCCTCTCCTCATAAAGGAGCTCACAGAAGCGTTCACACAGGAAATGGGAACATTCATGAATTCTTTTTCATCAGAACTCGCAAAAAGTCGGATTAGCTAGGTTTCCATGGTAACTCTGTCTTCACATTGTCTGTATAAAAGAAtaatctgtgtgtatgtgtgtgcgtgtgcgcacgcgtgtgtgtctgtgtgtttgtgtgtgtgtgtgtgtgtgtgtgtgtgtgtgtgtgtgtgtatgtgtgtgtgtgtgcattctcCTTCCTTGAAAGGCTTTGGACTTTGAGACCCGTAGCTCGTACACACTCTCGGTGGAGGTGCAGAACCCGAGCGTGGACGTGAGTTTCCTCCGCGGTGGTGTGTTGAAGGACGAGGCGATGGTGAAGATCAGCGTCCTGAACGCAGACGAGCCGCCGCTCTTCACTCACAAACACTACACCCTGAACATCTCAGAGAACTGCAGAGCACCGTGCAGCGTGGGCCGTGTTCACGCCATCGACCCCGACACGGGACAGAGCACCAACatagagtacacacacacacacacacacacacacacacacacacacacacactccttattTACACTTCCTTACCCTCCCTGTCAGCCACTGACCCCTCACTGACCCTCTCAGGTACTCGATTGCCCCCGAGTCTGACCACGGGGCAGTTTTTCGTATCTCCCCCATCAGTGGTCTCATCACAGCGGTGAAGGTGTTGGATCGAGAGCGTGAGCAGTGGCACAACATCACGGTCACTGCTGCTCAGAGAGgtattactcacacacacacgcctgacACTTAAAGAATAGAACAGAAGGatctgtgtgttattattaaacCACTGCATCTCACCATCAGACTCCTCACAGGTCACCTGACTATCAGGTCCATATCAGGTTCTTCTCAGGTGTATAGGAGAGATCTCTACTCTTATGTGTCACAGTTTCCATAAGAACACTGAGGTCATGACCTCCTCAAACCAACACCTCTGAGAGGAACTGGAAATGGAGAGTCTTTATCATCAGAGTCTGAACAATatcaaatgatttatttgtcacacacacatttatacagagtgcaagataaaaaaaaacattctaaatgaATTGTTGGACTTCTGGAAAGTCTGCATGCAGTATATTTAGTGAAATatagtttgtgtatatttatatttatattaactgGTCTAAGATTTTTAGTACAACATGATCAGACTCTTAAAGGGTCGACGCTTTATTAATGCACTCGAAGTCCTAAACTGCCCATGATGTTACTCTATATAGGTCATGGGTTATTTTCACtcatcctattgagatgctttGAAGGATTTGAAGATGGCTGCTCTGGATCTTTCTATACCCTGGTGCACCATGTAGTAAATAATTCCTGTTTTTAAACAGACGTCTGTGTTTTTTCCTGCATCGTTATTCAGGACGTGATTCCGTCTGCCTGATTTTACCCCCTGTTTTTTCTCAATCCTAGACAGCCCCAATCAGGTTACCAGGGTAGTGGTTGCCATAGAAACGCTGGATGTAAATGACAACCCCCCTGAACTGGATGGACCGTACGAGACAGCAGTGTGTGACACCGGCACCACCGGACAGGTCTGGCCTTTACCACCTCCACCAATCAGCAACATCCGGACGTCTGCGTGGAATCAAAATGAGAATAAATATACAATCTATATATAAAGAGTCACACATCAGagccataacacacacacacacacacacacacatatatacacacatatacacacacacacacacacacacacacacatatatacacacacatatacacacacacacacacacacacacacacacacacacagaaacacacacacatacacacacacacacacacacacacacacacacacacacacacacaaacacacacacacacacacacacacacacacacacatatacacacacatacacacatacacatatatacatacacacacacacacatatatatacacacacacacacacacacatacacacacacacagacacacatatatacacatatacacacacacacacacacaacacacacacacacacacacatacacacacacatatacacacacatatagacacacacaaacacacacacacacacacatacatatacacacacatagaaatatatagacacatagacacacatagacacacatatatacacacatatacatacacacacacacagtaacacacacacacacacacacatagacacacatatatacacacacacacatagacacacacacacacacacacagacacacacacatatacacacacacacacacatacacacacacacacatacacacacagaaacacacatagacacacacatacacatacacacacacatatatacacatatatatacacatacacacatacacacacacacacacagagagaaatatatagacacatatagacacacacacacacacaacacacacacacacacacacatacacacacacatatacacacacatatagacacacacaaacacacacacacacacacatacatatacacacacatagaaatatatagacacatagacacacatatacacacatatacacacacatagtaatacacacacacacagtaacacacacacacacacacacatagacacacatatatacatacacacacatagacacacacacacacacacacagacatacacacatatacacacacagacacacatacacacacacacacatacacacacagacacacacacatacacacacacacacacacacacacacacacacacacacacacacacacacacacacacacacacacacacacacacacacacacacacacacacacacacacacacacacacacacacacacagaaacacatagacacacatatatacatatacacacacacacacacacacacacacacacacagaaatatatagacacatatagacacacatatatacacacatacacacacacatatatatatatatatacacacacacacacacatatacacacacacatagacatacacacacacagaaatatagaaatatatagacacacacacatatatacacatatatacacacatagacacatatagacacacatatatatatatacacacatatatatatatatatatatatatatatatatatacacacacacatacatacacacacatatacacatacacatacacatatatatatatatacacacatatatacacatatacacacacatatacatatacatatacacacacatatatacacacacacacacacacacagaaacacatagacacacatagacacacacaaacacacacacacacacacacacacacacacacacacaaacacagtaacacacacacacacacacacacacacagaaacacacacagacacacatatacacacacacatatatacacacacacacacatagacacacacaaacacagtaacacacacacacacacacacacacctgcagcagATACTAATGTAGGGGGAAatactgactgactgactgttttgtgtgtgtgtgtgtgtgtgtgtgtgtgtgtgtgtgtgtgtgtgtgtgtgtgtgtgtgtgtatacctgtgtgTCAGGTGGTGCAGGTGATCCGGGCTGTAGACAGAGATGAGATCAGCTCCAGATCAGCTGTAATCTTCAGGGTATCTCCACACAGCAGCCTGTCTCTGAACTTTAGCACCCAGGCAAGAGGAAGTGAGCTCTGTTCCTCTCTTCCTTCATCTGTCTCTTAATTCTCATGTCCAGGAAGAAACCCTGCATGTTTTTGTATTAATGCTCACAGCTGAGTTTAGAAAGAAGAAATAGAATATGGATGTGTAAGAGTGGAGAAGATCCCAGGACAGGGACAGGAGGCTCTGTTCTGATCTGATTTCAGGGGTTCTGTAAGCACTGCTGCACTGGCTGAGCTGCTGAGTTTGTTTTTATGGTAACAACATAGTTGTTAATGTTGTTTAATATTGTATAAACTCCGCCCCCTTTTAGATCACACAGCCAATCTGCTGCTCCTGTCCTCCTTGAAACCCCTCCCTCGTCCCTCCTCTTCTCCTGTACTCTCTGTAAAAGTTCCCGTAATTCTGCGGGACAGAGGGTCTGAGCTGAGCAGCACGGGGACAGTGACAGTGACACTGTGCCCCTGCCAGAACGGAGGGATGTGGGtagaggagagaaggagagggatggatggagggaggagTGGTGAAGGAGAGGTGTTGATGGCATGGGAGAGACACAGGGTGTGTTCATCTCTTCCCACTTCCTCCATGCTGCTGGGCTTCAGCTCCACTGCCATGCTGATCATCCTGGCCTGCTCCTCCGTCCTCATGGGTACGCCCACATCTACACCTTCTTTCTCTttactctctttctttatctgttcattttcttttaatgattttttttacttatgtgttcttttaaatacatttttacatctaTCCACTCATGCACTCTACAATCTGTCTATTCATCCTACCTTCTGTTTTCagatcatccatccatccatccatctattatttttatatttcttaccTTTTACCTATTGTTCAATTTTGGCAAATATGTACCAGTTCATCCGTTCAGTTGTCTATACATCGATCAGTTACTTCTTCTTTTCATCTATCTGTctcaaatataatacaatattcatactgtaaatacactctccttttctctctctctctctctctctctctctctctctctgtagtagTGGTCTTGTCTCTCTCCATGCAGAGGAAGAAGAgtgattctctctctccagtggaAAACGATGAGATCAGAGAGAACATTATTACatatgatgatgaaggtggaggagaggaagacaCAGCTGCGTTCGACATCACTGCGCTGAAGAGCGTCCCACATGCCATACACACGTGagtcacagagagagagcgtgtgtgtgtgtgtgtgtgtgtgtgtgtgtgtgtgtgtgtgtgtgggaacaaCACATTaccattattattgttgttattattattattgttattattattgttgttgttgttgttgttgttgtaggcGAGGTGCAGGTTCTGTTCCTCTGTATGGACCTCTGTGCTACAGCATACACACAGCGAgcagaacacacaacatgtttggtgtgtgtgggtctCGGCTGGACCGAGATAACCCTCACACACTCCCCAGTGGATACACCCTAAACGCTGGGCTGTTAGAACCGGGTTCCACGCTCACAGAACTGCCGGAGGAGAGTAAAAGACCTGATCAGAACCGGGCCAAAGattctgctaaaaaaaaacagacaggaagtgatgtcatcACTCAAGATCAGGTAATACAATAATATTCACTAATGACACTGTTCATTTATATCCCTTTTCTTAgagttctctttctcttcttctctcttcttctctctctttctctccttctctctctttctcccccccctctctctctctctctgtgatcaGGCCCCATCATCTCTAAATGACTTTGCAGATCCGGTCGGATCACATACAGCTCACTTTCACTCTTCCATCTCCTCATCTGTCGCTCCGGATGACATCACGCATCCAGACAGCACAGGAAACAGCACAGCTCCATTTAGAACCATGGAAGGAACTTTAATGAGAGCTGGCGGAGAAATACATCTGACCGGAACTCCTTTTTTGTACCTAAACCCTGGACAGAACTGTGTTCAGCACCTGGTCAGGCTGCACGTTGAAGGGCGGAGCTTCTTTAGACCTGATTTAGGGGGTGTGGCTCTCCCTCTGACTCTTAGGGTAGAGGAACTACTACAGCACCAACTTGCCCGTGTGACCTTTGACCCTATGCAGCCTCCATACGATTCACTGCAGATGTACGAACATGAGGGGGCGGAGTCAGAGACTGCATCACTCAGCTCTTTGGAGAGTGAAGGAGATGAAGGGATAGAAGGAGAGAACTTAACTGATTGGGGACCCAAATTTAACAAGCTGCTGGAGATCTTCAGAGAGAAGGAACAGGAGAAAGATGGAGGGAAGAAACAGGAGGAAACGAAGGAGGGACAAAAACATAGAGAGCAGCAGAAGAGTGCAGAGGAAGTGCACGGAAAACAGGATAGTGGGAATAAAGAAGGATTTCTCTTTAGAGAGATGAGAGagtaaatgatgaagaaaaaagagTGCCATTTAACATGTTGATCATAAGAGATAGATGGAGGGAATAAAGAGGAGACATGAAGGAGTAAGGACTAAGAGGAGGGGAGGAGGTGGTTAGATAACAAGTAAGGAGCTTGTCGATGAAAAGCATTAAAGATgcaaagaaggagaaagagagaaaagtaagaaagaagacaagagagagagagagagagagagagagagagagagagagaaagtgcagGGTAGATCTAGATAACATGGGTTTCATGTATCATGAAGGCTGAACGTAATTGTAGGCAGAGTCTCAGAGAGCTGTCAATCAGGTGTCCTTATTAGAAtattaggccacgcccacccATCCAGCCCGAGTCCAGCTGCTATTTGAGTGTtttgtgactttttatttttgtctctaa from Silurus meridionalis isolate SWU-2019-XX chromosome 16, ASM1480568v1, whole genome shotgun sequence encodes the following:
- the LOC124399338 gene encoding LOW QUALITY PROTEIN: cadherin-11 (The sequence of the model RefSeq protein was modified relative to this genomic sequence to represent the inferred CDS: inserted 2 bases in 1 codon) translates to MGLKTNTTIHSTDFPKSHLQEVLNGNVRLSRRRRSWIWNQFFVIEEYSGPEPVLLGRLRSSVDQGDGRVLYVLSGEGAGSVFVIDGRTGNIHVTKPLDREQKDQYKLVATATDQRTGRVLEASSQFIIRVQDINDNPPVFKHTHYIASVSERASAGTSVIQVTASDADDQSYGNSAKLVYSVTQGQQYFSVDPQSGVVRTAVSNMDREQQSQYIVVLEARDMAGHQGGLTGTTSITVHLTDINDNPPHFTQRVWMFSVSELTLPGXEVGRVSATDADVGKNALLDFTISDGDGGEMFNITGLNQEGVIFLRQALDFETRSSYTLSVEVQNPSVDVSFLRGGVLKDEAMVKISVLNADEPPLFTHKHYTLNISENCRAPCSVGRVHAIDPDTGQSTNIEYSIAPESDHGAVFRISPISGLITAVKVLDREREQWHNITVTAAQRDSPNQVTRVVVAIETLDVNDNPPELDGPYETAVCDTGTTGQVVQVIRAVDRDEISSRSAVIFRVSPHSSLSLNFSTQARGNHTANLLLLSSLKPLPRPSSSPVLSVKVPVILRDRGSELSSTGTVTVTLCPCQNGGMWVEERRRGMDGGRSGEGEVLMAWERHRVCSSLPTSSMLLGFSSTAMLIILACSSVLMVVVLSLSMQRKKSDSLSPVENDEIRENIITYDDEGGGEEDTAAFDITALKSVPHAIHTRGAGSVPLYGPLCYSIHTASRTHNMFGVCGSRLDRDNPHTLPSGYTLNAGLLEPGSTLTELPEESKRPDQNRAKDSAKKKQTGSDVITQDQAPSSLNDFADPVGSHTAHFHSSISSSVAPDDITHPDSTGNSTAPFRTMEGTLMRAGGEIHLTGTPFLYLNPGQNCVQHLVRLHVEGRSFFRPDLGGVALPLTLRVEELLQHQLARVTFDPMQPPYDSLQMYEHEGAESETASLSSLESEGDEGIEGENLTDWGPKFNKLLEIFREKEQEKDGGKKQEETKEGQKHREQQKSAEEVHGKQDSGNKEGFLFREMRE